In Archangium violaceum, the following are encoded in one genomic region:
- a CDS encoding class II glutamine amidotransferase, protein MLNLLALSFEGELAPSLDLRCLAPGRKPPDGWGVGYYPGGEFAATLLKEAAPQSGSIRSELVKTWDPLESSIFMMHMRSATWGPITEANTQPFCRSAWGRDWLLAHSGSLEQRLPTPPGARFEPVGSTDSEALFCRLLDWMQEQGWRSLAEVDAPRLRGWLEEMNGLGPLTLVLSDGRDLCVYADRTGTTNCWLWQVSPPYERLIVGDADLELDLTRRGAKSRKGIIVSTHPLESRTEDPVTWKQLPPSALVILRQGSVRAEVLPSRPPGPGAAPPASAAEFVARSRLRRPPVSPVRVMDVRHRTVYRYERPVERSSHKLRLTPLHDRLQSLLSHEVTLSSGVTQAEYEDVFGNRVRKVLVDTPYTELIIEARSLVELRDTDPLSYRPLRERSTLPLVWMPWQRNMLQPYLLPPELPETQLEELLEYAMSFARRNDFDLLDTLLDINFSIFKEYRYLQGSTTLMTTPFDVYSSRKGVCQDFANVFICLARLLGVPARYTCGYVYTGPKHANTAQSEASHAWVQVYLPEVGWKGFDPTNGILTQTDHVRVAMGRQYADTTPTRGTIYLGGGGERLEVSVRCEPVEPERGERVDRT, encoded by the coding sequence CTGCTCAAGGAGGCCGCGCCCCAGTCCGGCAGCATCCGCAGCGAGCTGGTGAAGACGTGGGACCCGTTGGAGTCCTCCATCTTCATGATGCACATGCGCTCGGCGACCTGGGGCCCCATCACCGAGGCCAACACCCAGCCCTTCTGCCGCAGCGCCTGGGGTCGCGACTGGCTGCTGGCCCATAGCGGCAGCCTGGAGCAGCGCCTGCCCACCCCTCCGGGCGCGCGCTTCGAGCCGGTGGGCTCCACGGACTCGGAGGCCCTCTTCTGCCGGCTCCTGGACTGGATGCAGGAGCAGGGCTGGCGCAGCCTCGCCGAGGTGGACGCGCCCCGGCTCCGCGGCTGGCTGGAGGAGATGAACGGCCTGGGTCCGCTCACCCTCGTCCTCTCGGATGGAAGGGACCTGTGCGTCTACGCGGATCGGACGGGGACCACGAACTGCTGGCTGTGGCAGGTCTCCCCGCCCTACGAGCGGCTCATCGTGGGCGACGCGGACCTGGAGTTGGATCTCACGCGGCGAGGCGCCAAGAGCCGCAAGGGAATCATCGTCAGCACCCACCCGCTCGAGTCGCGCACCGAGGACCCCGTCACCTGGAAGCAGCTGCCTCCGAGCGCGCTGGTGATCCTGCGCCAGGGCTCCGTGCGCGCCGAGGTGCTGCCGTCCAGGCCCCCGGGGCCGGGAGCCGCCCCACCCGCCTCGGCCGCCGAGTTCGTGGCCCGCAGCCGCCTGCGCCGTCCGCCGGTGAGCCCGGTGCGGGTGATGGACGTGCGCCACCGGACCGTCTACCGCTACGAGCGGCCCGTGGAGCGCAGCTCGCACAAGCTGCGGCTCACCCCGCTGCACGACCGGCTGCAATCGCTGCTCTCGCACGAGGTGACTCTGTCCTCGGGCGTGACGCAGGCCGAGTACGAGGATGTCTTCGGCAACCGGGTGCGCAAGGTGCTGGTGGATACGCCATACACGGAGCTCATCATCGAGGCGCGCTCGCTGGTGGAGCTGCGGGACACGGATCCGCTGAGCTACCGCCCGCTGCGCGAGCGCTCCACCCTGCCGCTGGTGTGGATGCCCTGGCAGCGCAACATGCTCCAGCCCTATCTGCTGCCGCCCGAGCTGCCGGAGACCCAGCTGGAGGAGCTGCTCGAGTACGCGATGAGCTTCGCGCGCCGCAACGACTTCGATCTGCTGGACACGCTGCTGGACATCAACTTCAGCATCTTCAAGGAGTACCGCTACCTCCAGGGCTCCACGACGCTGATGACCACGCCCTTCGACGTGTACTCGTCGCGCAAGGGAGTGTGTCAGGACTTCGCCAACGTCTTCATCTGCCTGGCGCGCCTGCTGGGAGTGCCCGCGCGGTACACGTGTGGCTATGTGTACACCGGCCCCAAGCACGCCAACACGGCCCAGTCCGAGGCCTCCCACGCATGGGTCCAGGTGTACCTGCCCGAGGTGGGCTGGAAGGGGTTCGACCCCACCAATGGCATCCTCACGCAGACGGACCACGTGCGCGTCGCCATGGGAAGGCAGTACGCGGACACCACGCCCACCCGGGGCACCATCTACCTGGGCGGAGGTGGTGAGAGGCTCGAGGTCTCCGTGCGCTGCGAGCCCGTGGAGCCCGAACGCGGCGAACGTGTTGACCGGACGTAG
- a CDS encoding aldose epimerase family protein: protein MERTPFGTAPGGQPVDVYTLTNRRGVEARVTNYGGIILSLRVPDRDGRFDDVVLGYDSLAGYLAESPYFGALIGRYGNRIAQGRFTLDGRQYTLATNNGVNHLHGGLKGFDKVVWTAEPFENDQGMGIVLTYVSPDGEEGYPGTLTARVTYTLTGDDELVFDYHATTDKATPVNLTQHSYFNLAGDGKGDILSHVVTINADRFVPIDPTSIPLGDLRDVTGTPFDFRRPTAIGARIRQEDEQLRNGQGYDHSFVFDKGGKAGEPTLAARVLEPTTGRVMEILTTEPGMQFYSGNFLDGTLKGKKGAVYHRRFGFAMETQHLPDSPNQPGFPSTILRPGEHYRSRSVYRFSVSGA, encoded by the coding sequence GTGGAACGGACCCCCTTCGGTACGGCCCCAGGCGGACAGCCTGTCGATGTCTACACCCTCACCAACAGGCGAGGGGTAGAGGCGCGGGTCACCAACTACGGCGGAATCATCCTCAGCCTGCGTGTGCCGGATCGGGACGGCCGCTTCGATGACGTGGTGCTCGGCTACGACTCGCTGGCTGGCTACCTGGCGGAGTCCCCGTATTTCGGCGCGCTGATCGGCCGCTACGGCAACCGCATCGCCCAGGGCCGGTTCACGCTCGATGGTCGGCAATACACCCTGGCGACGAACAACGGCGTCAACCACCTGCACGGCGGTCTCAAGGGCTTCGACAAGGTGGTGTGGACCGCGGAGCCGTTCGAGAACGACCAGGGCATGGGCATCGTCCTCACCTACGTCAGCCCCGACGGCGAGGAGGGCTACCCGGGGACCTTGACCGCGAGGGTCACCTATACGCTGACCGGCGATGACGAGCTCGTCTTCGACTACCACGCCACCACCGACAAGGCGACGCCCGTCAACCTCACGCAACACAGCTATTTCAACCTGGCCGGCGACGGGAAGGGCGACATCCTGAGCCATGTCGTCACGATCAACGCGGACCGCTTCGTCCCGATCGATCCGACGTCCATCCCCCTCGGCGACCTCCGCGACGTCACGGGCACGCCGTTCGACTTCAGGCGGCCCACGGCCATCGGCGCGCGCATCCGCCAGGAGGACGAGCAGCTTCGCAACGGGCAGGGCTATGATCACAGTTTCGTGTTCGACAAGGGCGGCAAGGCCGGCGAGCCGACGCTGGCCGCGCGCGTCCTGGAGCCCACCACGGGCCGCGTGATGGAGATCCTCACCACCGAGCCGGGCATGCAGTTCTACTCCGGCAACTTCCTCGACGGCACGCTGAAGGGAAAGAAGGGCGCGGTCTACCACCGCCGTTTCGGTTTCGCGATGGAGACCCAGCACCTGCCGGACTCGCCGAACCAGCCGGGCTTCCCCTCGACGATTCTGCGCCCCGGTGAGCACTACCGCTCGCGCTCCGTCTACAGATTTTCCGTCTCGGGTGCGTGA
- a CDS encoding imm11 family protein: protein MRYFRLSDDVHVSGRWYLDDPVDPRGREVDRWQFEGGLPVAIDGRLRVPLYRPGRPLDFCVTAVGGTPIVHARVAAIFAELASADVQLVPVDVEDQADEFFILNVTRVVKCIDDKASAEVQYWKPEDGRPEKTGNYRAVHGLRIDPSKVGDAKVFRPWGWLVVLLVSEQIKEALESIGATGGKFKEV from the coding sequence ATGCGGTACTTCAGATTGTCCGATGACGTTCACGTCTCCGGGCGCTGGTATCTGGATGATCCCGTTGATCCACGGGGCCGCGAGGTAGACCGATGGCAGTTTGAGGGCGGGTTGCCCGTAGCCATCGACGGACGCCTTCGGGTTCCCCTTTACCGTCCTGGGAGGCCGCTGGACTTCTGCGTGACGGCCGTCGGTGGTACCCCCATCGTTCACGCAAGGGTGGCCGCCATCTTCGCGGAGCTGGCTTCTGCGGACGTGCAGCTCGTTCCGGTGGATGTCGAAGACCAGGCCGATGAGTTCTTCATCCTCAATGTCACGCGCGTGGTGAAGTGCATCGATGACAAGGCGTCCGCCGAGGTCCAATACTGGAAGCCCGAGGACGGTCGCCCGGAGAAGACGGGCAACTATCGAGCCGTACATGGCCTGCGCATCGACCCCTCCAAGGTCGGTGATGCCAAGGTGTTCCGTCCCTGGGGATGGCTCGTAGTGCTTCTCGTCTCCGAGCAGATCAAAGAGGCCCTGGAGAGCATTGGAGCTACCGGGGGCAAGTTCAAGGAGGTGTAG
- a CDS encoding AHH domain-containing protein: MAPRRLVVAALFLALSTSCSPTRVVRLDTGQDQPLIHVPRTDDVRPVELGEEEFTRAIAKEIRQKRPSVNPEKAARELFEVPPRSGWYRYTQRDGVVPLDEPLSASQWAEVNVRVTQEYLRFCEALGKPGDCRNVLMNNPLLTGDGRYALGMSFAIEEIVPEMMQAFKDMADPEAIKASLYWTMAIYAAMWLAPEPVFSKGLATVVTATFVCYIGVDTFWTLIQGFRRLVEEQDHATSFAAIREAGKKYGKVMGKNAARAFALLLTAAIGQTAASFSAKVTNLPGSARASAAGVARVGIQLAEVAQVEAVAVTADAVTIALAPNAVAATAQSVYGAASRPVDVEGPEHHIATDKWTDATHSGGPWTPKFKQLFDQAGMSLDDPANKVRVRGHVGPHPQEYHEEVLDRLRDAMKGCRSMQQCREALTAELRRLAKEIVTEGTHLNKLVTRAE, from the coding sequence ATGGCTCCTCGTCGTCTGGTCGTTGCGGCCTTGTTCTTGGCCCTGTCCACCTCGTGCAGCCCCACGCGCGTGGTACGCCTCGACACGGGACAAGACCAGCCCCTCATCCACGTCCCCCGTACGGACGATGTCAGGCCGGTGGAGTTGGGGGAGGAGGAGTTCACGCGGGCCATCGCGAAGGAGATCCGGCAGAAGAGGCCCTCGGTCAACCCTGAGAAAGCCGCGAGGGAGCTGTTCGAGGTCCCCCCACGCAGTGGCTGGTACCGGTACACCCAGCGCGACGGTGTCGTTCCTCTGGACGAGCCGCTCTCGGCTTCGCAGTGGGCCGAGGTGAATGTGCGAGTGACCCAGGAGTACCTGCGGTTCTGCGAGGCCCTCGGGAAGCCTGGGGATTGCCGGAACGTGCTGATGAACAACCCTCTCCTCACCGGGGATGGCCGCTACGCTCTGGGCATGTCCTTCGCCATCGAGGAGATCGTTCCGGAGATGATGCAGGCCTTCAAGGACATGGCCGACCCGGAGGCGATCAAGGCGTCGCTCTACTGGACGATGGCGATCTACGCCGCGATGTGGCTGGCGCCCGAACCGGTGTTCTCCAAGGGGCTGGCGACGGTCGTCACGGCCACCTTCGTCTGCTACATCGGGGTGGACACGTTCTGGACGCTCATCCAGGGCTTCAGGCGGCTGGTGGAGGAGCAGGATCACGCCACCTCGTTTGCGGCGATCCGCGAGGCCGGGAAGAAGTACGGCAAGGTGATGGGGAAGAATGCGGCGCGGGCCTTCGCACTGCTGCTCACTGCCGCCATCGGTCAGACAGCCGCCAGCTTCTCGGCGAAGGTGACCAACCTGCCCGGCTCGGCTCGAGCGTCAGCGGCGGGTGTGGCGCGGGTGGGAATCCAACTGGCTGAAGTTGCGCAGGTGGAAGCCGTGGCCGTGACCGCAGATGCCGTCACCATCGCCCTGGCTCCCAATGCAGTCGCTGCCACGGCCCAGAGCGTGTATGGGGCGGCTTCCAGGCCGGTGGACGTGGAGGGGCCCGAGCATCACATCGCCACCGACAAATGGACCGATGCCACCCACAGTGGTGGCCCGTGGACTCCCAAGTTCAAGCAGCTCTTTGATCAGGCTGGCATGTCGCTGGACGATCCGGCGAACAAGGTGCGCGTCAGGGGCCACGTCGGCCCGCATCCGCAGGAGTACCATGAGGAAGTGCTCGATCGTCTGAGGGACGCGATGAAGGGCTGTCGTAGCATGCAGCAGTGCAGGGAGGCACTGACGGCGGAACTCCGGAGGCTGGCCAAGGAGATCGTCACCGAGGGCACTCACCTCAACAAGCTGGTCACGCGGGCTGAGTGA